The sequence below is a genomic window from bacterium 336/3.
GCTAAATCAGTGAGAGAGCAGAAGGCAGATTTTGAGGCAAAAATAGCCTACCTCAAAACATTGAATGAAGGTGATGCAACTCGTAAAACCCTTATTAATCAAATCAATTCTCAATATAAAGAGTATTTACCTTCATTAATTCAAGAAAGTGATTCTTTAGAAACTATTTCTCAAAAAGCTAATTTAGCTAATCAGGCATTAGAGAGGAAAATTAAAATCATGACAGACCAAGCTGTTATCAAGAGGTATGCTGAGGAAATTGCTGGTGTGTCTATGGAGATGGATAAACTTGCCCAAAATGAAATACTATACAACACAAATGCAGGTTTTAAAAATCTGGCTGATAAAATCAGTATTGGTGATGCAGGGGAGGGGTTTAAAGAGGCAAGAGAGAAACAACAAAGAGAAAAAGAAGCATTGGAGAAAATGATGCAAGAAAGGTTAAAAGGTAGTATCCAAGAGCCAGAGTACAAAGGGAATTATTCATCTACAGAGGATGATAAAACCAGTAAGGAACGTGAAAAAGCTATGAAAAAACAGGCTGAAGACGTTAAAAAGGCTCAAGAGAATATAGAAAATATGCGTTTGGAGGCTATGGATGAGGGATATTGGAAAGAACTTGCAAAATTGGATGCTTGGTTTGAGAAGGAAAAAGAAAAAATCGTTGGAAATGCCCAGCAAAGAGATGAACAGGAAACATTACTTAATGAGGCTTGGCTAAAAAAACATGCTGAATTAAATGAAAAACAACGTAAAAAGGATGATGAAGACAAGAAAAAACAAGATGAAGATGAAGCTAAGAAGAAGAAAGAGAAGTTTGGTAAAGACATGGAGGCTTTAGAAGAAGATTATGCCATCAAAACAGAAGAAGAACAACGAATGTGGCTTGAGAAAAATTTATTCGATGAGGAATTTCAACAAGCTATCAAAGAGGAAAACTATCTTAAAATCATGCAGTTTGAAAATGAGCATGAGGAAAGATTAACAAAATTAACTCAAAAACATCTAAAAGATAGGTTAGACTTACTCATTGCGAATGGAAAGGGCAAAACAGCAGAGGCTGAAAAGGTCAAAAATCAACTTATACAAATAGAAGTTGATAAAGCTGAAAAGGAAAAGAAACTAGAAAAAGATGTACAAAAATCTAAGCATGAATTACGCAAAGAAGGTGTAAGTTTATTAATAGATATTCTTTCTTTTGATGAAAAAACCAGAAAAAAATATGCTTTAGCTATTAAAGCATTAAGGATTGCTGAAATTATCATTGATACGCAAAGAGAAATACAGGGTATATATGCAGGAAATGCTTATTTAGGACTTGCAGGTATACCTATAAGTAAAACCCAATCAGCCTTTGCTCTTATTAGGTCAGGAATAGCTATTGCAAAAGTAGCATCTACTCAATATGCCAAAGGAGGGTTTTTGAAAACTGCAAGGCAGATGGGTTTATTACCTATGTCTTGGAGTGGAACACACTATGAGTATGCAAAAGGTGCAATGGTGCCTCAAGGAAGCTCTCATGCTCAGGGAGGTATTAGTTTAATAGATAACAGTACAGGCATGCACCTTGGGGAGATGGAAGGTGGTGAGCCTATCATGATACTTTCAAAAGCTACCTATGCCAATAATAAAAGCATTGTTGATGCCTTACTAGATAGTTCCCTTCATAGAGCTGGAGCTCCAGTCTATAAGAGGTTTGCTGAAGGTGGTATAATTGATGCTCAGGGTAATGATATACCTCTCACACCTGGTGCTGGTGCAATGGTTGATTTTACGGAGGTAGTCAATGAAATCAGGTTGCTCAGAGGCGATTTTCAGACTATGAAAATGAGATTAAAAGCTTATATTTTATATGATGATATTGAAGAGGCTCAAGAGGAAATAAATACTATCAGAAATAATAATACAATTTCATGATCTTGTATAAAGCTAAAAATCAGTGCTGTTTACAAATGTAAACAGGTAAAAAATACAACGAGTTTACATTTGTAAACTCGTTTCTTATATGTCTGGGCTATTATCTAAATTGATGTCTTGTTGTTCAACTCCTAAACCTTTTAAGTAGCGTGCTGTTTGCTCTAAGCTTGAATGACCACATTGTGTTTGAATAAATCTTATGTTATAGTTTCTTAGAACATAATGAGTAACACCAGTATGCTTCCAACAGTATAAATAATAGTTTTCGTCAAAACCATATTTTCTTATCACACTTTCTTTAAACCAATGTGTAAAAAAGTTAGAAGAATAAGGCTTGCCTTCTGATTTTTCAAATACATAATCTGTAGGTTTTTTTCCTTTAATAAGTTCCTCAAGAAGTGGTTTTAGTTTACTTGGAATAATGGGGTATCTGTTTTTACTATTTTTTGAGTTATCTGAAATAACGAGTATCGTATTTCTTTTTAAATTGATGTGTTCTACTTTCATAAGCCTTAGTTCTTTGGGGCGTATGAAGCATTGATAGATAATCATTGAGAATTTATAGAGTAGGGGATACTCATTTTTTAAAATTTCCTTTATTTTTTCATAGTCCTCATCACTAAAAACCACGCTTTTACTTTGCTGTTGTCTGAGTTTTGAAATCCCTTTTGCTGGGTTTATTTCCATGTATCCACGCTCAACAATATAACTAAAAACAGATTTTATCCAGTTTAGGTCATTGTTTCTGGTTGTATTTTCTACACCACTTTGTTTTTTAAAATCAAGAAATTTTACAATATGATGTCTTGCAACATCTTTTATTTTTATTTCTTGTAGGTCGTTTTTTTCAAGAAATTCAGTAAACTGTTTTAAACCTGTGTTGTCTTTTTTAGATGTAGCTTTTGATAATTGTTTACTTCGTATTTCCATTACTTCTCTAAATACATCTAAGGCTTTATCAGCTTTTTGTACTTCTTTCTTTTTTATCCTAAATCCAGCTATAAGATGCTCATTAATGTTTTTTATTTTCTTTTTAGCTTCTTGAGCATTTTCATAAGCTCTTTTACGTCTAACTGTATGCCCTAAATTTTCATCAAAAACATAAAAGGCAATGTATTTTTCGCCTTTGCTTTCGTAAACTTTAGCCAGTTCATAAGGAAGGTTTAATTGATTATTTTCATTTCCTTCATTGGAGAATGCCATATTTTCAGGAAGTTTGATAAGGTGATTTGCTGTCCCTGATTTGTCCCATTTCATAGAAAAACCTTTTAATCGTTAAATTAAAAGGTTTTGTGGAGAATATCGGAGTCGAACCGATGACCCCTACAATGCCATTGTAGTACTCTAGCCAGCTGAGCTAATTCCCCATTTCGTATGCAAATGTATTGTAAAAAAGATAAAATACAAAGAAAGCCTTTTAATTTATACCTTTTGAGTTTCAGAAATTTGTACTTCTGCTTCGAATATATCAGCAAAGTGCTTTAAAATCTTTTCTTGTACTTCTGCTAATGGAATATTTCTGCCTAGTTCTTTGTGTAAAGAGGTTACAGCTTTATCGGAAATACCACAAGGAACAATATAATCAAAAAACTGTAAATCTGTATTGATATTAAACGCAAAACCATGCATAGTAACCCAACGACTGGTTTTGACACCCATTGCACAAATTTTACGAGGATTTTTTCCTCCATTATAATCCAACCAAACACCTGTAAAACCATTTATCCTGCCCGCTTCTATGCCATAATCTGCAAGAGTCAAAATAATTACGTCTTCCAAAGAACGCATGTATTTATGAATATCAGGCAAAAAATTGTCCAAATCTAAAATTGGATAACCTACAATTTGCCCATCACCATGGTATGTAATATCACCACCTCTGTTGATTTTATAAAATCCAATATGTCTTTCCTGTAAACCTTGTTCATCCAATAACAAGTTATCTATGGAGCCACTTTTTCCTAGGGTATAAACATGAGGATGCTCACAAAATAAGAAATAATTGGGTGTAGGTTCTTCAGTTTCAGGGTTGTTTCTATTTTGGATTTTGAGTTGCACTGTTTTATCAAAAAGCTCAGTTTGGTAATCCCAAGCTTTTTGATAATCTATTCTGCCTAAGTTTTCTACTCTAACGGATTTATTCATAAATATTTGTTTGACTCTTTATCCTTGTATTATTTTTTTTAAAACAAGTTTAGCATTATAAAGGTTGCCAAAGTTCTATCTTGTTTCCATCTAAATCTAAAATATGAACAAATTTTCCATAATCATAGGTTTCAATTTCGTCCAGAATGATTACTCCTTCAGATTTTAACACCTCAACCAATTCTACAAGATTCTCAACTCTGTAATTTATCATAAAATCTTTCTGAGAAGGGGCAAAGTATTGAGTATCTTCTTTAAATGGACTCCATACAGTAGAGCCTTTTTCTTCTGGATTTTCAGCATCTCTCCATTCAAAAGTAGCTCCATAATCATCTGTTGGCAAACCTAAATGTTTTTGATACCAATCTTTTGTTTGTTGAGGATTTTTCGTTTTAAAGAAAATACCTCCAAGACCTGTTACTCTTTTCATATAAAGTTGTTTTAAGCGTGAATTTCGGTAAGAGCTTCTTCATTGGCTTTTGCAATATGAGCCAAATTATCATCAGAAATAGCAAGCGAAACAAATAAACTTTCAAACTGCGAAGGAGCTAAATAAACTCCTTTGGAAAGCATTTTATGGAAGTACTTGCCAAATAACTCCACATTACAGGTTTTAGCTGTCTGAAAATCTGTAACATGAATATCCGTGAAAAATAAACTATACATTGAACCAATTTTATTGATGGTATAGGGTAGTTTTAGTTTATCTAAAGCCAACTGGATGCCTTGTGTGATTTGGGTTGTAATCTGATCTAAAGTCTTGTAAATTGCAGGATTTTCGTTGAGCTCTGTAAGCATGGTAAGCCCAGCAGCCATAGCCATTGGGTTGCCAGATAATGTACCTGCCTGATAAACTTTTCCAACAGGAGAAATACAATCCATAATTTCTTTTCTGCCACCGTAAGCACCTACAGGCAATCCACCTCCAATAATTTTTCCGAATGTGCTTAAATCTGGTTTGATGCCAAATAACTCTTGAGCTCCACCTCTTGCAAGCCTAAAACCTGTCATTACTTCATCAAAAATGAGAATAATGTTCTCTTTTGTACAAATATCTCTCAAACCTTGTAAAAAGCCATCTTGAGGCAATACACAACCCATATTACCTACTACAGGCTCTAAAATGATACAAGCAATTTCGTTTGTATTGGCATCCACAAGCTTTTTAACAGCCTCCAAATCGTTATAAGGTGCTGTAAGGGTATCATTGGCTACTCCTTGTGTTACACCCAAACTATCAGGCGAACCCATTGTGTAGGCACCACTACCAGCAGCAATCAAAAAACTATCTCCATGTCCATGATAACATCCTTCAAATTTAATGATTTTATTTCTGCCTGTGAAACCTCTTGCTGCACGAATAGCACTCATACATGCCTCTGTACCAGAGTTTACCATCCTTACTTTCTCTACTGAAGGTACCATGTGGCAGATAAGTTCAGCCATTTCGATTTCTCTCTGAGTTGGAGCTCCATACGAAAATGAGTTTTCAATGGCTTTGGATAAAGCAGCCTGAATTTTTGGATTAGCATGTCCCAAAATCATTGGACCCCAAGAATTAATTAGTTCAATATATTCATTTCCATCTTCATCATACAAATAAGCTCCTTTTGCATTTTTGATAAAAACAGGAGAACCTCCTACTGATTTAAAGGCTCTTACAGGCGAATTGACACCACCAGGGATAGTTTTTTTTGCTCTTTCGAAAAGTTGTTGGCTATTGCTAAAATTCATAAAGATATATTCAAAGCGTTGATTCAAAAAATATTTTGGATAGGCAAATATAAATAAAAATCGT
It includes:
- a CDS encoding octanoyltransferase — its product is MNKSVRVENLGRIDYQKAWDYQTELFDKTVQLKIQNRNNPETEEPTPNYFLFCEHPHVYTLGKSGSIDNLLLDEQGLQERHIGFYKINRGGDITYHGDGQIVGYPILDLDNFLPDIHKYMRSLEDVIILTLADYGIEAGRINGFTGVWLDYNGGKNPRKICAMGVKTSRWVTMHGFAFNINTDLQFFDYIVPCGISDKAVTSLHKELGRNIPLAEVQEKILKHFADIFEAEVQISETQKV
- a CDS encoding glyoxalase — protein: MKRVTGLGGIFFKTKNPQQTKDWYQKHLGLPTDDYGATFEWRDAENPEEKGSTVWSPFKEDTQYFAPSQKDFMINYRVENLVELVEVLKSEGVIILDEIETYDYGKFVHILDLDGNKIELWQPL
- a CDS encoding glutamate-1-semialdehyde aminotransferase (Converts (S)-4-amino-5-oxopentanoate to 5-aminolevulinate during the porphyrin biosynthesis pathway) encodes the protein MNFSNSQQLFERAKKTIPGGVNSPVRAFKSVGGSPVFIKNAKGAYLYDEDGNEYIELINSWGPMILGHANPKIQAALSKAIENSFSYGAPTQREIEMAELICHMVPSVEKVRMVNSGTEACMSAIRAARGFTGRNKIIKFEGCYHGHGDSFLIAAGSGAYTMGSPDSLGVTQGVANDTLTAPYNDLEAVKKLVDANTNEIACIILEPVVGNMGCVLPQDGFLQGLRDICTKENIILIFDEVMTGFRLARGGAQELFGIKPDLSTFGKIIGGGLPVGAYGGRKEIMDCISPVGKVYQAGTLSGNPMAMAAGLTMLTELNENPAIYKTLDQITTQITQGIQLALDKLKLPYTINKIGSMYSLFFTDIHVTDFQTAKTCNVELFGKYFHKMLSKGVYLAPSQFESLFVSLAISDDNLAHIAKANEEALTEIHA